One part of the Raphanus sativus cultivar WK10039 chromosome 7, ASM80110v3, whole genome shotgun sequence genome encodes these proteins:
- the LOC108818058 gene encoding LOW QUALITY PROTEIN: zinc finger CCCH domain-containing protein 55 (The sequence of the model RefSeq protein was modified relative to this genomic sequence to represent the inferred CDS: deleted 2 bases in 1 codon) yields MDSGDPTTLLLTKIRILEPDYAPKIIGYLLLQDFSEKDLMRLALGPESVLQSIISKVKSQLGLFLLSSPSTPTSPSPFNPIPRPPINGRGGGGSPLANGFMDFRRNSPSSSPSSASPWSSVNSVSLTSGGSILKPSLSSHQQSNGDSGAESDLLEDQRLNDYLSFLDDSKTEDVVVDPDYSVNNGETHLLHRRSFSADASFGSGEDGFGAGFKPCVYFSRGLCKNGESCKFVHHGGGFDNNNVDGSSNGIVADSSRKVENFGSRHHEEMMRLKMAYQQQRLASQLLGRAPQMSYEKRMEFLLHQQALRDGALPFGDERYWSSSPGRLERMELMAMQFGDMSNSAARQIYLTFPAESTFKDEDVATYFSLFGTVQDVRIPYQQKRMFGFVSFAQPETVKVVLARGNPHFICDSRVLVKPYKEKGKAFDKKHQYLLQQQIERVNYSPCSSPSGIDPREQSDPQLGSKMFYERREMMMRRRMDEADLQRAIELERRRVINLQLPDFKNNNTGGVSSNHHRSFSVGSPGYFPSVTIQSPDTLSELTSAEVDDTTELAPYPLINSKSIINSNSNYSNGAKEGTNESEIETGSPIELVLPSNLFPAATAATDDSAEHNNNANAGVSVSSSTNGIDPPATTTTTGNLLQ; encoded by the exons ATGGATTCCGGCGACCCGACAACTTTGCTTTTAACGAAAATAAGGATCTTGGAGCCAGATTACGCTCCGAAGATCATAGGGTATCTTCTGTTACAAGACTTTAGTGAGAAAGACTTGATGCGTCTCGCTCTCGGACCTGAATCAGTTCTTCAGTCCATTATCTCCAAAGTGAAGAGTCAGTTGGGTCTCTTCTTGTTGTCTTCTCCTTCTACTCCGACGTCTCCTTCTCCGTTTAACCCCATCCCTCGACCACCCATTAAcggcagaggaggaggaggaagcccTCTCGCTAATGGGTTTATGGATTTCAGAAGAAACTCTccgtcttcttctccttcttcggCTTCTCCGTGGTCGTCAGTCAACAGTGTGAGCCTTACTAGTGGGGGGAGCATCTTGAAGCCTTCCTTGAGCTCCCACCAACAGAGCAACGGAGACTCTGGTGCTGAGTCTGATTTACTGGAGGATCAGCGGCTGAATGATTACCTCTCGTTTCTAGACGATTCGAAAACAGAGGATGTTGTTGTAGATCCTGACTATTCCGTTAACAATGGCGAAACGCATCTGCTGCACAGGAGGAGTTTCTCGGCAGATGCGTCTTTTGGGTCCGGGGAAGATGGGTTTGGTGCTGGATTCAAACCTTGTGTGTATTTCAGTAGAGGGTTGTGTAAGAACGGAGAGAGCTGCAAGTTTGTCCATCATGGAGGGGGTTTC GATAATAATAACGTTGATGGTAGTAGTAATGGCATTGTGGCTGATTCGTCGAGGAAAGTTGAGAACTTTGGTAGTAGGCACCATGAGGAGATGATGAGGTTGAAAATGGCTTATCAGCAGCAGAGGCTTGCTTCTCAGCTCCTCGGTAGGGCTCCTCAGATGTCTTACGAGAAAAGAATGGAGTTTCTCTTGCATCAGCAGGCTCTTAG AGATGGTGCATTGCCTTTTGGTGATGAAAGATACTGGAGCAGCAGCCCAGGAAGGCTAGAGAGGATGGAACTAATGGCAATGCAGTTTGGTGATATGTCAAACTCGGCAGCTAGACAGATTTACTTGACATTCCCTGCTGAGAGCACGTTTAAGGATGAGGACGTTGCAACTTACTTCAG CCTTTTCGGAACAGTGCAAGATGTGAGGATCCCATACCAACAGAAGCGTATGTTTGGCTTTGTTTCATTTGCACAGCCTGAGACTGTGAAGGTTGTACTAGCCAGAGGGAATCCTCATTTCATCTGTGACTCACGTGTTCTTGTCAAGCCTTACAAAGAAAAAGGCAAAGCCTTTGACAA GAAGCATCAGTATCTTCTCCAGCAGCAGATTGAGCGCGTGAATTACTCCCCATGCTCCAGTCCATCAGGGATTGATCCTAGAGAACAGTCTGATCCCCAACTTG GTTCGAAGATGTTCTATGAGAGGCgggagatgatgatgagaagGAGAATGGATGAAGCTGATCTGCAGAGAGCTATTGAACTTGAAAGAAGACGCGTCATTAATTTGCAGCTTCCTGATTTTAAGAATAATAATACTGGAGGAGTGTCTTCTAATCATCACCGTAGCTTCTCTGTGGGGTCTCCTGGTTATTTTCCATCCGTCACCATCCAAAGCCCTGATACTCTATCTGAACTCACCAGCGCAGAAG TTGATGATACCACCGAGCTGGCTCCTTACCCGTTAATCAACTCAAAGAGTATTATTAACAGCAACAGCAACTACTCAAACGGTGCAAAAGAAGGGACCAACGAGAGTGAAATCGAGACTGGAAGCCCTATAGAGCTTGTTCTTCCTAGTAATCTCTTCCCTGCTGCAACAGCTGCTACTGATGATTCTGCTGAACATAATAATAATGCAAATGCTGGAGTCTCCGTCTCTTCTTCTACTAATGGAATTGATCCACCAGCTACTACTACTACCACCGGTAACCTCTTGCAGTAG
- the LOC108814581 gene encoding uncharacterized protein LOC108814581 — MATGDQSKKRKQRYLPQNRPAKKKGAYPLKPGVQGFFISCDGGREYQASQEAINVIDSFFEELIHGTGLKMNSSGVLENPINKKVTFSYSEDEDEDEEEDDDDKEEENKEEAGGDKEEVKEGGNDQVVETEKELASQEGSCDVKQLAETVTEKDEEKQKNIVEEPPKKKPCVEEASAKVNGNAEKSIDKLIDAELKELGDKSKRRFMKLDPGCNGIVFIQMKRRDGDPSPKDIVQHAMTSAAATKKHMSRFILRILPIEVACYPSEEEISRAIKPLVEQYFPVETDNPRKFAVLYGARANTGLDRMKIINTVAKSIPAPHKVDLNNPEMSIVVEIVKTVCLIGVVEKYKELAKYNLRQLTSTK; from the exons ATGGCTACCGGTGACCAGAGCAAGAAGAGGAAGCAGCGTTATCTCCCTCAGAAT AGACCAGCTAAGAAGAAGGGAGCATACCCTTTGAAGCCAGGTGTGCAAGGTTTCTTCATCTCGTGCGATGGCGGACGCGAATACCAAGCTTCTCAGGAAGCTATTAACGTCATTGATTCC TTTTTTGAGGAGCTAATACATGGGACTGGCTTGAAAATGAATTCTTCTGGGGTGCTCGAGAACCCAATTAACAAAAAGGTTACGTTTTCCTATAGcgaggatgaggatgaggatgaagaggaagatgatgatgacaagGAAGAGGAAAACAAAGAGGAGGCTGGTGGGGATAAGGAAGAAGTGAAAGAAGGCGGTAATGATCAAGTGGTTGAGACTGAGAAAGAATTAGCAAGCCAAGAAGGTTCATGTGATGTCAAACAGTTAGCAGAAACTGTGACTGAAAAGGacgaagaaaaacaaaagaatattgTTGAAGAACCTCCAAAAAAGAAGCCATGTGTGGAAGAAGCATCAGCAAAAGTAAACGGAAATGCAGAGAAGTCCATTGATAAGCTTATTGATGCTGAACTAAAAGAGCTTGGTGACAAGAGCAAG AGACGGTTTATGAAGTTAGATCCTGGTTGCAACGGTATTGTCTTCATCCAAATGAAAAGGAGAGATGGTGATCCAAGTCCCAAAGACATTGTACAGCATGCAATGACTTCTGCTGCtgcaacaaaaaaacatatgtcaAG GTTCATCCTAAGAATTTTACCGATTGAAGTGGCGTGTTACCCTTCAGAGGAAGAGATTTCAAGAGCCATCAAGCCTCTTGTAGAACAGTATTTCCCCGTTGAGACTGATAATCCCCGGAAA TTTGCTGTGTTGTATGGAGCACGTGCAAACACAGGCCTTGATAGGATGAAAATAATAAACACGGTTGCTAAATCTATTCCTGCCCCTCACAAAGTTGATTTGAACAACCCGGAGATGTCTATCGTGGTTGAAATTGTTAAG ACAGTGTGCTTAATTGGGGTGGTGGAGAAGTACAAGGAGCTGGCAAAGTACAATCTCAGGCAGCTCACGTCAACCAAGTGA
- the LOC108818177 gene encoding uncharacterized protein LOC108818177, producing the protein MSNLGDLNHPVFSASGRTSNNPDPRLSKPRFSKVRKQVKPVKKPSLASSSDSSPGQGFNPFLYRGSPNETGFAFGSSSSGDQVLEDLGKLKIEVVEDVHFASRLPGDMRNLNINASRRNVDDDYDDELQSLLKNKLNLDASKDNTGGHVIHEGLEKLNISEKMMNHNVKSTKESLDYVGEKILSDDLSRKLNVGGGLPTHAGINLGHHNLSAESLQGSGNESEKEVSSSCPMNFSFVGAAEPPRNAHHDATTSAVNTPEFSFSSNGKSGGTSFMEFKTPNLKPNPFSSLDQRLGFNAKKDNVSSTRGRRKGSKQPVKVQLNIGHEFAFSESAFPQGTTSEASDSYSPMDVSPYDEETADSRDFSAGSDQFANPDNNALNDAFDAELAAATERMDINEEDEVNNYRAEELINTGKCAEHEDLAEDSVSGAETESFKTAAEEMETSSDTFASASESEVTSSFRPDRQDNDYHSLFNSNADSSSFTFSASPFSGVHGQPSTSKRINRKKNPVQLGQDPYILIPNASSFKSSQHSPVTGVQPRDTFTRLQNPVMDKARAEKDVSSAAQEACEKWRLRGNNAYKNGDLSRAEESYTQGIDSVPKIETSRNCLRALMLCYSNRAATRMALGRMREAIADCTMASSIDSNFLKIQVRAGNCYLSLGEIEDASRYFKKCLQSGSDICVDRKIIVEASEGLQKAQRVSECMHEAGYRLQLRTSTDAEKALEILEESLLISPYSENLLTMKGDALLMLEKYEASIKLCEQTFDMAGKNSLPVDANKYPDSDETPKDINFGIWRCRLMLKSYFYMGKLEEAINSLEKQEQLLSATKRDGNKPLESFIPLAPTIRELLRLKSAGNEAFKSGRHTEAVEHYTAALSCNVESRSFTAVCFCNRSAAYKALGQLSDAIADCSLAIALDQNYSKAISRRATLFEMLKDYGQAASDMHRYVNILTKQMEEKTSGIHERFTNLANDIRQARMRLSELEEKSRKETSLDMYLVLGVVPSCSASDIRKAYRKAALKHHPDKAGQSLTRNESKDERLWKEIGEEVRRDTDKLFKMIGEAYAVLSDPAKRSQYDLEEEMHNSQRRRDGASTSGAEPDVNYPFSNSRRNWREGWSSRREPSAPRWFEQNRSNRYPL; encoded by the exons atgagtaACTTGGGGGACTTGAATCATCCAGTCTTCTCAGCATCGGGTCGAACCAGCAATAACCCTGACCCGCGTCTCTCAAAGCCGAGATTCTCTAAGGTCAGAAAACAAGTCAAGCCTGTGAAGAAACCTTCGCTAGCATCATCATCAGATTCCTCGCCTGGCCAGGGATTCAACCCCTTTCTTTACCGCGGATCTCCCAATGAGACCGGATTTGCATTTGGATCGAGCTCCTCTGGTGACCAAGTTTTGGAGGATTTGGGGAAGTTGAAGATCGAGGTTGTTGAAGATGTGCATTTTGCTTCGAGACTCCCTGGTGATATGCGGAATCTCAATATCAATGCGAGTAGAAGAAACGTGGatgatgattatgatgatgaacTTCAATCTCTCTTGAAGAATAAACTCAATCTTGATGCCAGCAAAGATAATACAGGAGGACATGTGATCCATGAAGGTTTGGAGAAGTTGAATATCTCAGAGAAGATGATGAATCATAATGTCAAATCCACCAAAGAGTCCCTGGATTATGTTGGGGAGAAGATACTCTCCGATGATTTGTCTCGAAAGCTAAACGTTGGAGGAGGTTTGCCTACTCATGCGGGGATCAACTTAGGGCATCATAACCTCTCAGCAGAATCACTTCAGGGAAGTGGAAATGAAAGCGAGAAGGAAGTTAGCAGTTCATGTCCCATGAATTTTAGTTTTGTAGGTGCTGCTGAGCCGCCTAGAAACGCTCATCACGATGCGACGACCTCTGCAGTTAATACTCCCGAGTTCAGTTTTTCGAGTAATGGAAAGAGTGGTGGGACGAGTTTTATGGAGTTCAAGACTCCTAATTTGAAGCCAAATCCTTTCTCTAGCTTGGACCAGAGATTGGGGTTCAATGCAAAGAAGGACAATGTTAGTTCCACTAGAGGGAGAAGGAAAGGGAGTAAGCAGCCTGTGAAAGTGCAGCTTAATATTGGACATGAGTTTGCTTTTTCAGAAAGTGCGTTTCCGCAGGGAACCACCAGTGAGGCTTCTGATTCTTATTCACCCATGGATGTATCTCCGTATGATGAGGAGACTGCAGATTCTAGAGACTTCTCTGCTGGATCAGATCAGTTTGCGAATCCTGACAACAATGCTTTAAATGATGCGTTTGATGCAGAGCTAGCTGCTGCAACCGAACGTATGGACATAAACGAGGAGGATGAAGTTAATAACTATCGAGCTGAGGAACTTATTAATACTGGCAAATGTGCTGAGCATGAGGACCTTGCTGAAGATTCTGTATCTGGGGCTGAAACGGAAAGTTTTAAAACAGCAGCGGAAGAGATGGAAACTAGTAGTGATACTTTCGCCTCAGCTTCAGAAAGTGAGGTTACTTCAAGCTTTCGGCCTGATAGGCAAGATAATGACTACCATTCCctatttaattcaaatgctGATAGCTCCAGCTTTACCTTTTCGGCTTCACCGTTTTCTGGAGTGCACGGCCAACCATCAACGTCTAAGCGTATCAACAGGAAGAAAAATCCAGTTCAACTTGGGCAGGATCCATATATCTTGATTCCAAATGCTTCATCATTTAAATCTTCACAACATTCGCCAGTAACTGGTGTTCAGCCAAGGGATACGTTTACTCGTCTACAAAATCCTGTGATGGACAAAGCACGAGCCGAAAAAGATGTGTCTAGTGCAGCGCAGGAAGCATGTGAAAAGTGGCGATTAAG AGGAAACAATGCTTACAAAAATGGGGATCTTTCCAGAGCTGAGGAATCTTACACTCAAGGGATAGATTCAGTGCCTAAAATCGAGACGTCTAGAAACTGTCTCAGGGCACTGATGCTTTGCTACAGCAACCGTGCTGCAACACGTATGGCCCTTGGAAGAATGAGAGAAGCAATAGCAGACTGTACTATGGCTTCTTCAATAGACTCCAACTTCCTTAAAATTCAAGTCCGAGCTGGAAA TTGTTATCTTTCACTTGGGGAGATTGAAGACGCATCCAGGTACTTTAAAAAATGCTTGCAATCTGGAAGTGACATCTGTGTGGACCGAAAAATCATTGTAGAGGCTTCTGAAGGTCTACAAAAGGCACAG agAGTTTCGGAATGCATGCATGAAGCTGGCTATCGTTTGCAGCTCAGAACATCAACTGATGCTGAGAAAGCTTTGGAAATATTGGAAGAATCACTGCTGATAAGTCCATACTCTGAAAACTTACTCACCATGAAGGGAGACGCGCTTTTGATG CTTGAGAAGTATGAAGCATCAATAAAGCTCTGTGAGCAGACATTTGATATGGCTGGAAAGAATTCTCTTCCAGTAGATGCTAATAAATACCCAGATTCGGATGAGACTCCCAAGGATATAAACTTCGGAATCTGGCGGTGTCGTCTCATGCTTAAATCATATTTCTATATGGGAAAGCTTGAGGAGGCGATTAATTCTCTAGAGAAGCAAGAACAATTACTGTCTGCTACAAAAAG AGATGGAAACAAACCTCTTGAATCCTTCATCCCGTTGGCTCCTACCATACGTGAGCTGTTGCGCCTTAAG TCGGCAGGGAATGAAGCATTTAAGTCCGGCCGACACACTGAAGCTGTTGAACATTACACAGCAGCCTTGTCGTGCAACGTGGAATCACGTTCTTTCACTGCTGTGTGTTTCTGTAATCGTTCTGCGGCATATAAGGCTCTTGGTCAACTCTCTGACGCTATTGCAGACTGCAGTCTTGCCATTGCTCTCGACCAAAATTACTCAAAG gCTATTTCTAGACGAGCCACGTTGTTCGAGATGCTGAAAGATTATGGACAGGCTGCGAGTGACATGCATAGATATGTTAATATTCTAACCAAGCAAATGGAAGAGAAGACCTCTGGGATTCACGAAAGATTCACTAATTTGGCCAATGACATTAGACAAGCTCGTATGCGACTTTCTGAACTGGAAGAGAAATCAAGGAAAGAAACTTCTTTGGATATGTACCTCGTCTT GGGTGTAGTGCCATCATGCTCTGCTTCAGATATCAGAAAGGCATATAGGAAGGCCGCACTTAAGCATCATCCCGACAAG GCTGGTCAGTCATTGACAAGAAACGAGAGTAAAGATGAGAGGTTATGGAAGGAGATAGGAGAAGAAGTGCGCAGAGATactgataaattatttaaaatgattgGGGAAGCATATGCTGTGCTTTCAGATCCTGCAAAG CGTTCTCAGTATGATCTTGAAGAAGAGATGCATAATTCACAAAGAAGACGTGATGGAGCCAGCACATCTGGAGCAGAGCCAGATGTTAATTATCCTTTCAGTAACAGTAGAAGAAACTGGAGAGAAGGATGGAGTTCACGTAGGGAACCATCAGCTCCGAGGTGGTTTGAACAAAACCGATCAAATAGATACCCGTTGTAA